One genomic segment of Amycolatopsis granulosa includes these proteins:
- a CDS encoding Ppx/GppA phosphatase family protein: protein MRLGVLDVGSNTVHLLVVDAHRGAHPTPMHSEKTVLRLAEQITKHNHLAKQGAQALVEAVQNAKVAAAALGCEELMAFATSAVREADNSSEVLRKVADATGVELTVLSGVDEARLTFLAVRRWFGWSAGQLLVLDIGGGSLEVAMGIDEEPALAESLPLGAGRISRTRFAHDPPTRSELVSTSAWLEDQLAPLARRVAKLGPPDRVVATSKTFRSLARLTGAAPSAAGPRVRRTLSQTALRQLIAFISRMEAADLAELEGVSASRAHQLAGGALVAQAAMRALSLDELEICPWALREGVILRRLDHSNGDEAAVRRGRTTGDSTRLDLGELDQAR from the coding sequence GTGCGCTTAGGGGTACTCGACGTCGGTTCGAACACCGTCCACCTGCTCGTGGTGGACGCACACCGCGGTGCCCACCCGACGCCGATGCACTCCGAGAAGACCGTGCTGCGGCTGGCGGAGCAGATCACCAAGCACAACCACCTCGCCAAGCAGGGTGCGCAGGCGCTGGTCGAGGCCGTGCAGAACGCCAAGGTCGCCGCGGCGGCACTGGGCTGCGAGGAGCTGATGGCGTTCGCCACCTCCGCGGTGCGCGAGGCCGACAACAGCTCCGAGGTGCTGCGCAAGGTCGCCGACGCCACCGGTGTCGAGCTGACCGTGCTGTCCGGGGTCGACGAAGCCCGGCTGACCTTCCTCGCGGTGCGGCGGTGGTTCGGCTGGTCGGCCGGCCAGCTGCTGGTGCTCGACATCGGGGGCGGTTCGCTCGAGGTGGCGATGGGGATCGACGAGGAGCCGGCGCTGGCGGAGTCCCTGCCGCTCGGCGCGGGCCGGATCAGCCGCACCCGCTTCGCGCACGACCCGCCGACCCGGTCCGAGCTCGTATCCACCTCGGCGTGGCTGGAGGACCAGCTCGCGCCGCTGGCCAGACGGGTCGCCAAGCTCGGCCCGCCGGACCGCGTGGTGGCGACCTCGAAGACCTTTCGTTCCCTGGCCAGACTGACCGGGGCGGCGCCCTCCGCAGCCGGCCCGCGGGTACGCCGTACCCTGTCCCAGACCGCACTGCGGCAGCTCATCGCCTTCATCTCCCGGATGGAGGCGGCCGACCTCGCCGAGCTGGAGGGCGTCAGCGCGAGCCGCGCGCACCAGCTGGCCGGTGGCGCGCTGGTGGCCCAGGCCGCGATGCGGGCGCTGTCGCTGGACGAACTGGAGATCTGCCCCTGGGCGCTGCGAGAGGGCGTCATCCTGCGGCGGCTTGATCACTCCAACGGTGACGAGGCGGCTGTTCGCCGCGGCAGAACCACCGGTGACAGCACACGGCTGGACCTCGGTGAGCTCGATCAGGCACGGTGA
- a CDS encoding response regulator — protein MTRVLIVEDEESFADPLAFLLRKEGFTAAVATNGQQALDEFDRNGADIVLLDLMLPGMSGTDVCKQLRQRSAVPVIMVTARDSEIDKVVGLELGADDYVTKPYSARELIARIRAVLRRGGETGGDGELSPPVLAAGPVRMDVERHVVTVDGGEVSLPLKEFDLLEYLLRNVGRVLTRGQLIDRVWGADYVGDTKTLDVHVKRLRSKIEPDPGSPRHLVTVRGLGYKFES, from the coding sequence GTGACGAGAGTGCTCATCGTCGAGGACGAGGAGTCCTTCGCCGACCCGTTGGCCTTCCTGTTGCGCAAGGAGGGGTTCACGGCCGCGGTCGCCACGAACGGCCAGCAGGCCCTGGACGAGTTCGACCGCAACGGGGCGGACATCGTCCTGCTGGACCTGATGCTGCCCGGGATGAGCGGCACCGACGTGTGCAAGCAGCTGCGGCAGCGCTCGGCCGTGCCGGTGATCATGGTGACCGCGCGGGACAGCGAGATCGACAAGGTCGTGGGCCTGGAGCTGGGCGCCGACGACTACGTCACCAAGCCGTACTCGGCGCGGGAGCTGATCGCCCGCATCCGCGCGGTGCTCCGGCGTGGCGGCGAGACCGGCGGCGACGGCGAGCTGTCGCCGCCCGTCCTGGCGGCCGGTCCGGTGCGGATGGACGTCGAGCGGCACGTGGTCACCGTCGACGGCGGCGAGGTGTCGCTGCCGCTCAAGGAGTTCGACCTGCTCGAATACCTGCTGCGCAACGTCGGCCGGGTGCTCACCCGCGGGCAGCTGATCGACCGGGTGTGGGGCGCGGACTACGTCGGCGACACCAAGACGCTCGACGTCCACGTCAAGCGCCTGCGCTCGAAGATCGAGCCGGATCCGGGCTCGCCGCGCCACCTGGTCACCGTGCGCGGTCTCGGGTACAAGTTCGAGTCCTGA
- a CDS encoding ATP-binding protein, whose translation MSAPGAVLLAVGCLLAGLIAGYLVPRLRQRRAQRRPVGPTVAELLLRLVRSSNNGILVLNRFGDLVLSNHRAEVLGLVQANRADPRARVAAEQVQETGDPLDIDLSPLEARGRQPEAVVAEIRPLGEGFTVVEAVDHSEAARLEAVRRDFVANVSHELKTPVGAIALLAEAVLDAAEDVTEVRRFGGKILHESTRLGTLVSELIALSRLQGAERLPDLNVVEVDAVVREALGRTRLSAESREIQITTDEPSGLLIEGDRTLLVTALSNLLDNAVNYSQPGSPVTISRRLSGGMVEIAVTDRGIGIAEEDQQRVFERFYRADKARSRATGGTGLGLAIVKHVAANHGGDVKLWSRPGTGSTFTLRIPMHQSGRNGDGTPDARDDQTTAQLSRLVTAAKDGRNQGGK comes from the coding sequence GTGAGTGCGCCGGGTGCGGTTCTGCTGGCCGTCGGCTGTCTGCTGGCCGGCCTGATCGCCGGTTACCTCGTTCCGCGGCTGCGGCAGCGGCGGGCCCAGCGACGGCCCGTCGGCCCCACGGTCGCCGAGCTGCTGCTCCGGCTGGTCCGCTCGTCGAACAACGGGATCCTGGTGCTGAACCGCTTCGGCGACCTGGTGCTGTCCAACCACCGCGCCGAGGTGCTCGGCCTGGTCCAGGCCAATCGCGCGGACCCGCGGGCGCGGGTCGCGGCCGAACAGGTCCAGGAGACCGGCGATCCCCTCGATATCGACCTGTCGCCCCTGGAGGCCCGCGGCCGTCAGCCGGAGGCCGTGGTCGCCGAGATCCGGCCGCTCGGCGAGGGCTTCACCGTCGTCGAGGCGGTGGACCACTCCGAGGCGGCCCGGCTGGAGGCGGTGCGGCGCGACTTCGTCGCGAACGTCAGCCACGAGCTCAAGACGCCGGTGGGCGCGATCGCGCTGCTCGCCGAGGCGGTCCTGGACGCGGCCGAGGACGTGACGGAGGTGCGCCGCTTCGGTGGCAAGATCCTGCACGAGTCGACCCGGCTCGGCACCCTGGTCAGCGAGCTGATCGCGTTGTCCCGGCTGCAGGGCGCCGAGCGGCTGCCCGATCTGAACGTGGTCGAGGTGGACGCCGTGGTGCGGGAGGCGCTGGGCCGCACCCGGCTCTCCGCCGAGTCCCGGGAAATCCAGATCACCACGGACGAGCCCAGCGGCCTGCTCATCGAGGGCGACCGCACGCTGCTGGTCACGGCGCTGTCGAACCTGCTGGACAACGCGGTCAACTACTCCCAGCCGGGCAGCCCGGTGACGATCAGCCGCCGCCTGTCCGGCGGCATGGTCGAGATCGCGGTGACCGACCGCGGCATCGGCATCGCCGAGGAGGACCAGCAGCGCGTCTTCGAACGCTTCTACCGGGCGGACAAGGCGCGCTCGCGCGCCACCGGCGGCACCGGGCTCGGCCTGGCCATCGTCAAGCACGTCGCCGCCAACCACGGCGGCGACGTGAAGCTGTGGAGCAGGCCGGGCACGGGATCGACGTTCACACTGCGGATCCCGATGCACCAGTCCGGGCGCAACGGGGACGGAACCCCCGACGCTCGCGACGACCAGACCACCGCACAGCTGTCGCGGCTCGTGACCGCCGCCAAGGACGGCCGGAACCAGGGAGGAAAGTAG
- a CDS encoding phosphoglyceromutase, whose protein sequence is MAELGTLVLLRHGQSTWNAENLFTGWVDVPLSELGQQEARKGGELLAESGLLPDVVHTSLLRRAISTANIALDVADRHWIPVRRDWRLNERHYGALQGKNKKQVRDEFGEEQFMLWRRSYDVPPPPIERGSEFSQDTDVRYGPDAPLTECLKDVVARLLPYWDSAIVPDLRAGRTVLVAAHGNSLRALVKHLDGISDDDIAGLNIPTGIPLRYDLDADLKPVTPGGTYLDPDAAAEAAAAVANQGR, encoded by the coding sequence ATGGCCGAACTTGGGACGCTGGTGCTGCTCCGCCACGGGCAGAGCACCTGGAACGCCGAGAACCTGTTCACCGGCTGGGTCGACGTGCCCCTGTCCGAGCTCGGGCAGCAGGAGGCCCGCAAGGGCGGTGAGCTGCTCGCCGAGAGCGGGCTGCTGCCGGACGTCGTCCACACGTCGCTGCTGCGCCGGGCGATTTCGACCGCCAACATCGCGCTCGACGTCGCCGACCGGCACTGGATCCCGGTGCGCCGCGACTGGCGCCTCAACGAGCGGCACTACGGCGCGCTCCAGGGCAAGAACAAGAAGCAGGTCCGGGACGAGTTCGGCGAGGAGCAGTTCATGCTCTGGCGCCGCTCCTACGACGTGCCGCCGCCGCCGATCGAGCGCGGCAGCGAGTTCAGCCAGGACACCGACGTGCGTTACGGGCCGGACGCGCCGCTCACCGAGTGCCTCAAGGACGTGGTGGCGCGCCTGCTGCCCTACTGGGACTCCGCGATCGTGCCCGACCTGCGCGCCGGCCGGACCGTGCTCGTCGCCGCCCACGGCAACTCGCTGCGTGCCCTGGTCAAGCACCTCGACGGCATCTCCGACGACGACATCGCCGGCCTGAACATCCCCACCGGCATCCCGCTGCGCTACGACCTCGACGCCGACCTGAAGCCGGTCACCCCCGGCGGCACCTACCTCGACCCGGACGCCGCCGCGGAGGCCGCTGCCGCCGTGGCCAACCAGGGCCGCTAG
- a CDS encoding YbjN domain-containing protein has translation MTLDKTIRTALDEAGLAYDRKDEGKYFVTLPGTKKLQTTVWLIEREHALAVEAFVCRRPDEDHEQVYRFLLRRNAKLYGVHYTVDALGDIYLVGRFGKGTVTEAELDKILGQVLEAADGDFNTILELGFATSIKREWDWRVSRGESLANLQAFKHLIEPEQPHDPGSLTE, from the coding sequence ATGACGCTGGACAAGACGATCCGGACCGCGCTGGACGAGGCCGGGCTGGCCTACGACCGCAAGGACGAGGGGAAGTACTTCGTCACCCTGCCCGGCACCAAGAAGCTCCAGACCACCGTGTGGCTCATCGAGCGCGAGCACGCGCTGGCCGTGGAGGCGTTCGTGTGCCGGCGTCCGGACGAGGACCACGAGCAGGTGTACCGGTTCCTGCTGCGCCGCAACGCGAAGCTCTACGGCGTGCACTACACGGTCGACGCGCTGGGGGACATCTATCTGGTGGGCCGGTTCGGCAAGGGCACGGTCACCGAGGCCGAGCTGGACAAGATCCTCGGGCAGGTGCTGGAAGCCGCCGACGGCGACTTCAACACGATCCTGGAACTCGGCTTCGCGACGAGCATCAAACGGGAGTGGGACTGGCGGGTGAGCCGCGGGGAGAGCCTCGCGAACCTGCAGGCGTTCAAGCATCTGATAGAGCCAGAACAACCCCATGACCCCGGCAGCCTGACTGAGTAA
- the mshA gene encoding D-inositol-3-phosphate glycosyltransferase, with product MTISLRGSRWTQTPSPRRVAVLSVHTSPLEQPGTGDAGGMNVYITHTAVEMARRGIAVEVFTRATSSDQPPVAELAPGVLVRHIPAGPFEPLGRDELPAQLCAFTSGVLRAEAFHEPGYYDLIHSHYWLSGQVGWLARDRWGVPLVHTAHTLAKVKNAALAAGDKPEPRTRVIGEEQVVAEADRLVANTPVEARQLVELYRADPERVHTVAPGVDLNRFVPGSRAGARRRFGLPRDAVVLAFAGRIQPLKAPDVLLHAAAHLLRRRPGLRERLVVLVVGGPSGTGLEQPQALRELAVSLGIQDVVRFLPPQPGERLAEVYRAADVVAVPSYNESFGLVALEAQACGTPVVAAEVGGLPVAVAHGVSGLLVPSHDAREWAGALASVALRPARRDELAENALVHARRFSWARTTDALLETYAAASRTLAALHEEVAV from the coding sequence GTGACGATCTCGCTGCGCGGATCCCGCTGGACGCAGACGCCTTCGCCGCGCAGGGTCGCGGTGCTGTCGGTGCACACGTCACCCCTGGAACAGCCCGGCACCGGGGACGCCGGCGGCATGAACGTCTACATCACGCACACCGCCGTCGAAATGGCCCGGCGCGGCATCGCCGTCGAGGTGTTCACCCGCGCGACCTCGTCCGACCAGCCGCCGGTCGCCGAGCTGGCGCCCGGGGTGCTGGTGCGGCACATCCCGGCCGGCCCGTTCGAACCGCTGGGCCGTGACGAGCTGCCCGCGCAGCTGTGCGCGTTCACCTCGGGCGTGCTGCGCGCCGAGGCGTTCCACGAGCCGGGCTACTACGACCTGATCCATTCGCACTACTGGCTGTCCGGCCAGGTGGGGTGGCTCGCGCGCGATCGCTGGGGCGTGCCGCTGGTGCACACCGCGCACACGCTGGCGAAGGTCAAGAACGCGGCGCTCGCGGCCGGCGACAAGCCCGAGCCGCGGACCCGGGTGATCGGCGAGGAGCAGGTGGTCGCCGAGGCCGACCGGCTGGTCGCGAACACGCCGGTCGAGGCGCGGCAGCTGGTGGAGCTCTACAGGGCCGATCCGGAGCGGGTGCACACGGTCGCGCCCGGCGTGGACCTGAACCGGTTCGTGCCCGGTTCGCGGGCCGGGGCGCGACGACGGTTCGGTCTGCCGCGCGACGCGGTGGTGCTGGCCTTCGCCGGCCGCATCCAGCCGCTCAAGGCTCCCGACGTGCTGCTGCACGCGGCGGCGCACCTCCTGCGGCGCCGTCCCGGGCTGCGGGAGCGGCTGGTGGTGCTGGTGGTGGGCGGCCCGTCGGGCACCGGGCTGGAGCAGCCGCAGGCCCTGCGTGAGCTGGCGGTTTCGCTGGGTATCCAGGACGTGGTGCGGTTCCTGCCACCGCAGCCGGGTGAACGGCTGGCGGAGGTGTACCGCGCCGCGGACGTGGTGGCGGTGCCGAGCTACAACGAGTCGTTCGGCCTGGTCGCGCTCGAGGCGCAGGCGTGCGGGACGCCGGTGGTGGCGGCCGAGGTCGGCGGTCTTCCGGTGGCGGTCGCGCACGGCGTGTCCGGGCTGCTGGTGCCCTCGCACGACGCGCGGGAGTGGGCCGGTGCGCTGGCCAGCGTCGCGTTGCGGCCGGCCCGGCGGGACGAGCTGGCCGAGAACGCGCTGGTGCACGCGCGGCGCTTCTCCTGGGCACGCACCACGGACGCCTTGCTGGAGACGTACGCGGCGGCTTCGCGCACGCTGGCCGCGCTGCACGAGGAGGTCGCGGTATGA
- a CDS encoding Ig-like domain-containing protein codes for MIERRTVFKAALATGAATMAAACTSGGDGGGGGQDTGGGAPAETKPVAVITAEPAVDARDVPVLQPVTVKVAQGTLTEVKLTNPDGKAVAGALSADKTTWTSSETLGYDKTYTYAASATGTDGKPVQLSGSFRTLKPASTARVTLNPADNATVGVGMPVSVKFTSAVKNKAAVERALKIETSTDVEGSWGWLSDQQVDWRPKEYWPANTKVKVEAKLYGVDLGGGVYPRADVTTEFKIGRNQVVKINTPDHKMNVYRGGALAKSYPCSNGLDSDVNRNTPNGTYIVMTKEPSAIFDNARYGYTNVNKKWACRISNHGEFIHENQDNAANIGRANTSHGCVNLLEADAKDYFDSALIGDPVEITGSRLGPVVNSDVMDWLVSWNAWRAKSAL; via the coding sequence ACGGTCTTCAAGGCCGCGCTCGCCACGGGCGCGGCGACCATGGCCGCGGCCTGCACCAGCGGTGGTGACGGTGGTGGCGGCGGGCAGGACACCGGGGGCGGCGCGCCGGCGGAGACCAAGCCGGTGGCGGTCATCACCGCCGAGCCGGCCGTGGACGCCCGGGACGTGCCCGTGCTGCAGCCGGTCACGGTGAAGGTCGCGCAGGGCACGCTCACCGAGGTCAAGCTCACCAACCCCGACGGCAAGGCCGTCGCGGGGGCGCTCAGCGCCGACAAGACCACCTGGACCAGCAGCGAGACCCTCGGCTACGACAAGACCTACACCTACGCCGCGTCGGCCACCGGCACCGACGGCAAGCCGGTGCAGCTGTCCGGCAGCTTCCGCACCCTCAAGCCGGCCTCGACGGCGCGGGTCACGCTGAACCCGGCCGACAACGCGACGGTCGGCGTGGGGATGCCGGTGAGCGTGAAGTTCACCAGCGCGGTCAAGAACAAGGCCGCGGTGGAGCGGGCGTTGAAGATCGAGACCTCGACCGATGTCGAGGGCTCCTGGGGGTGGCTGTCCGACCAGCAGGTCGACTGGCGGCCGAAGGAGTACTGGCCGGCGAACACGAAGGTCAAGGTCGAGGCGAAGCTCTACGGCGTGGACCTCGGCGGTGGCGTCTACCCGCGGGCCGATGTCACCACCGAGTTCAAGATCGGCCGCAACCAGGTGGTCAAGATCAACACTCCGGACCACAAGATGAACGTCTACCGCGGCGGCGCGCTGGCCAAGAGCTACCCGTGCAGCAACGGGCTCGATTCCGATGTGAATCGCAACACGCCGAACGGCACCTACATCGTCATGACCAAGGAGCCGAGTGCGATCTTCGACAACGCGCGCTACGGCTACACCAACGTCAACAAGAAGTGGGCCTGCCGCATCTCCAACCACGGCGAGTTCATCCACGAGAACCAGGACAACGCGGCCAACATCGGGCGCGCCAACACCTCGCACGGCTGCGTCAACCTGCTGGAGGCCGACGCCAAGGACTACTTCGATTCGGCACTGATCGGCGATCCGGTGGAGATCACCGGCTCCCGCCTGGGCCCGGTCGTCAACTCCGACGTCATGGACTGGCTGGTCAGCTGGAACGCCTGGCGGGCCAAGTCGGCTCTGTGA